The genomic stretch TGCAGGGCAGTCTTTCCGGGGAGCTGGCCGCCTACAAGGCCTTTGGCTCGCTTTCCTTTCTCCTGGGCATTTTTCGGGCGATTGAAGGTGTGATCTGCCGAATGCCGGATTTTTTTTTCTGTTCTTCCCAACAGAGCTGCCAGGTCCTGGAAAAAGAGTTTAAAATCTCCCCGGAGAAAATCCTGCTGCTTCAGGATATTGTCCCTGATGTTTTTTTCGAGGGAGCTTCCGAGCAGGTCGTTGAAAAAAGCCGCTTTCAGGATATGATTCCCCACGATAAACATATCATTCTCTATACCGGCTCCTTATTGCCGGGTAAAGGAGTGCAGCATATTTTTCAGGCAATGGAGTTGCTCTGCGCTGAGCGTGAGGATCTCTTTTTTGTCTTGCTCGGCTATCCCCTGGAGCATGCAGAACAGTATGTCCGGCAGCATCAGCTGGAGCAATGCTGCCTGTTGCCGGGCCAGGTCCCCTATTGTTGTGACCAGAGCGGTGATCTGAGCGACTGGTTGGCTTTAGGAAGTCTTGCCCTTGAGCCCAAGGAAGCAGATTCTGGAGAGGCCAGTGGGAAGTTACTCCATTATATGGCGGCTGGGCTGCCGGTGGTTTGCTTTGCCACAGAGAATAATCAGAAAATGCTCGGGGAAGCAGGTTACTACGCATCCTCCAGCGATGGTCAGGGATTGGCTGCCGGGATCGAGTCTGCCCTTGCTGACAGGGAACAGGCTCACAGCAGAGGAGAAAAGGGCAGGGAACAGGTTCGTGCGCAGTATTCCACAGCGGCTGTTGGCCAACTTCTCCACGATGTGTATGGACGTTTTATCCAACCTTCAAGTAGTACCTCCGTATAAATGGTTTTCAGCTCTATTACATTTCTCTTTTTTTTTCTCCCGGTTTTTCTGCTGGGTTACCTCGGTGTTGGTAAAAAAGGGCGTAATCTTTTTTTACTTTTAGCGAGTCTCTTTTTCTATCTTTGGGGGGAGCAGCTTTTTGTGCTCGTTATGCTTGCCTCCATTGTGATGAATTATTTCTTTGGTCTTCTTTTAGATCGGGTTGGAATACAGGGCAGCAGGGCAGGTAAGTTCCTTTTGGCAGCGGCTCTTGTTGCCAACCTCGGTATGCTTGTTTTTTTTAAGTATGCAAACTTTGCTGTGGACAATCTCAATCTCCTGCTCAGTTGGCTCAATATGCCCCTTATGCATTTACATAAGGTGCATCTGCCTATCGGTATATCTTTTTTTACCTTTCAGGCCATGTCGTATCTTATTGATTTGTATCGTCAGGAATATAAGGCGCAAAAGAATCCTCTCTATCTTGGGTTGTATATCTCCCTTTTTCCACAACTCATTGCAGGTCCCATTGTTCGCTACAGTGATATTGCAGAGCATATAAAAAAGCGTACAGTCAGTCTGCATGATTTTGCCTGCGGAGCAGAGCGTTTTGTTTTCGGTTTAGGAAAAAAGATACTGATAGCTAACCCTATGGGGCTGATGGCGGACCATATTTTCGCTATGCAGGCGGAGCTGCTCTCAACCGGTACGGCATGGCTCGGTATTACCTGTTACACTTTGCAAATTTATTTTGATTTTTCCGGATATTCGGATATGGCCATCGGACTCGGGCGGATGTTCGGCTTTCACTTTCTGGAGAATTTTAATTATCCGTATATCAGTCGGTCTATTCGTGAATTTTGGCGGCGCTGGCATATTTCTTTATCGACTTGGTTCAGAGATTATCTCTATATTCCCTTGGGGGGAAACCGGCACGGCAATAACCGGACGAGTTTAAATCTTTTGATAGTCTTTCTTCTGTGCGGCCTTTGGCATGGTGCGAGTTGGAACTTCATCCTTTGGGGCCTGATGTACGGTTTTTTCCTGGTTGCAGAACGGGGGATATGGGGCCGGATAGTGACCGGTATGCATCCGATCGGGCAGCATTGTTATACCCTGCTGGTGGTGATCAATGGTTGGGTGTTTTTTCGTCTTGAGCAGTTAGGAGAGGCAGGTTCTTATTTCTCCGTTATGTATGGTTTTTCGGGAGCGGAAAGAATGCATCCTCGCATCAGCATGGACTGTAACGCGTTATTCATCTGCTCTCTTGTGGTCGGTATTCTGCTGAGTCTTCCTCTTTATCCTTGGCTGCGGACATACTGGAGGGCTCGGGTAAAAGAAAATCATCTTGTCGCCATATCCGTACAGGCTGCAAAAATGGTTCTCACTTCGATGATTTTATTGTTTGCAGCGGGCTCAATCTCTGTCGGAGCTTATAATCCTTTTATCTATTTTAGATTTTAAGACCATGAGCTTTAAGAGACGAGTGTATCCGGCAGCAGTTTCTGTCATTTTCCTGCTTTTTCTCCTCTTGCCCTTTTGCCTGTTTATGGTGGGCCCGCGTAAAGAAATTTCAGAAGCGGAAAAACGAAAGCTTGCCGTTTTTCCCGAGATAGTCCCGACCATGACCGGATTGGCTGAATTCCCGAAGAAATTTGATGCATTTTACAGGGATCATTTCGGGTTGCGTGATAACCTCATCAGATTATATAATATTATTTCTCTGAAGGTCTTTCAGGTATCACCTTCTGATCTTGTTCTTAAAGGAAGGCAAGGCTGGTTTTTTTATATTTCCGAAGGAGTGTTTGAAGATTTTAACGGGATGCAGCAGAGCGATCAGGTATCCCTTGAGAAACATGCCGCGACGCTGATTGATCGGCGGGATTGGTTTGCCCGTCTTGGTGTGAGGTATCTTTTTGTTCCGGTTCCTAATAAAATTTCTATCTATGATGAATATCTTCCTGACAGAATACAAGGTGGCAGGGGAACGACTTTTTATGAGCAGTTTACCTCCTTTTTAGAGCGAGACCTGCATTTTGAAAATTTTGTAAATCTTTACCCTGTATTACGAGAGAATAAACAGGGGGAGCAGCTTTACTTTAAGACCGATACCCATTGGAGTAATGCCGGAGCCTTACTGGCCTTTCATCAGATTATGAAGCGATGTTCCGATTGGTTTCCTGAGGGAATAGAGTACATGGCTGATAAGGAGGTGGTTCGGGAAAATGTACAGTTTTCTGGTGATCTGTCTCGACTTATGCATCAGGAAAAGACGGTGAGTGAGTACGTGGATGTTGTGAGTGTTGCAGCGCCCTGCGCTCAAAAGAGAAATATTCATCCCTCTCCGGCCTCGCAATATGTGCAGGGAGCGGATGTTCCTGCTTCGAGACTGCCTACTGAAAACGGCTGTTCAGAGAAAAAACTGACCGCTCTTGTTGTGCATGATTCATTCGGTAGACCTCTCCATCGATATTTTAATGAACGTTTCAAGAAGGTTATTTATTCTCAATTTATTAAGTTGGATAAGCTTCAGGACTTGATTCTTCAGGAGCGGCCTGATATCGTTATTGAAATATGGGTTGCTAGAAATCTCGGCCGAGCACTTACCCCGAATCCAGCTGAATGGACGAGCAAAGTACTTGAGGGACAATATGCGGCGTCCGAGACAGTACGCATGCGGATAGACGAGTCACTGGATCTGCAAAGAATCTCCTTGCGTAACGATGTCAGTTTGGAACGCCATGCTGATGGATTGCTGATCCAAGCACTTGGTGACGATCCGTTTTTTGTTCTGCCGTTTACTCCGCCGAAAACAGCTGAACGTTATTTGGTTGAGGTTGTTCTGGACAGTCCACAGGACACGATATTTGCCCTGTATTTTACCACTGGAGAAAATATCAGGGATATAGTGCCGCACCAAGTGGTGGAGCAGAAAATACATAAGGGGAGAAATCGGTTTTTCCTTCGCTTGCCTCATCCAGACGTTCGTGGGTTACTTCGTCTTGATCCCGGCAAGACGGCAGGCAACTATCTCCTTCATTCGCTGACAGTGAAGGCTGTTATAGGGCAGAGAGAGTAGGTGTCTCCCACCTTCGGCCTTATTTTTTCGGCGTTAGATCGGTTGTTTTTACATGGTGTGAGGATCAGGGTGGTCATGGAGACTGTACCAAAAGAAGGGCTCCCTACTCATTAAACGTTCCGCTGTAAAGCGGCCTCATAAATTTTTAAGGAAGTAATGAGAATGAAAGTACTTGTAACAGGCGGGACCGGCTTTACCGGTAAGGCTCTGGTTAAACGGTTGATTGATGAAGGCCACGAGGTCGTGAGCCTGGATTACCAGGAAGGGTTAAAAACCGACGAGATTCGTTCCTGGGGTGCCAAGGTGGTCATCGGCACGGTGACTGATTCTGCGGTTGTTAAGGAATGTATGGAAGGCGTTGATGTTGTCCAGCATCTTGCCGCAGCTTTCCGGGAGCTGGATGTTCCTAACAGCTATTATGATGAGGTGAATATGGGCGGCACCAAGATCGTGCTTGCGTCCGCCCTGGAACATAAGGTCAAGAAGTTTGTTTACTGCTCCACCTGCGGTGTGCATGGGAATGTGGATCATCCGCCAGCAGCTGAGGACGCGCCCATCCAACCCGGTGATTACTACCAGCAGACCAAGTATGATGCTGAGCCTGTTGTCAACGAGTACTGTAAACATGGAATGGATACCACTATTATTCGCCCAGCTGCTATCTATGGTCCTGGTGACCCGGAGCGTTTTCAGATGATTTTTAGGCGGGTCAGCAAGGGCAGCTTCCCCATGTTTGGCTCTGGAAAGACCCTCTATCACCCCTTGTATATTGACAATCTTGTGGATGCCCTGATGTTGGCTATGGAGCCGGGGAAAGGGGTGGGAGAGGCCTATCTTATTGCTGATGAGGAATATGTCACCATTGAAACCCTGGTTCGTAAGACCGGCACAGCCTTAGGGGTGGATGTTGATGTGCCCCATTACCCCATTATGCCCCTGGTCATTGCCGGTCATATCTGTGAAAAGGTCTGCAAGCCCTTTAAGATCACGCCGCCTATCTTCCCGCGCCGGGTGGATTGGTTCCGCCAGAATCGGGCCTTTGATATCAGCCAGGCAAAACGGGATCTTGGGTATGACCCCAAGGTTGATCTGGATGAAGGCTTGAAACGGACCGGTGATTGGTATCGGGCGGAGGGGTATATTTAGCCCGCCGGTTTTTCTGCATTTTATGCTCGGGGGCTTACCCCGAGCTGGCTCGCCTCCTCTCCTTTCCTCTGTTTCCCGACAGTCTATGCAGCCTCCTCGATCAAAGGTTCCTGGGGAGGATTGGCGTTACCTAAAGAATATTTCATTGATTTTTCGGAAAATGATCTGTTATCTTATAGTATAAAGCAGTTTCCTTTCTGTGTAGCTTCCTTACCGTCAACATACAACCAGAGAAGGTTAACGTGATGAGTATTGTTCGCCCGATTTTTGATGCCTATCGTGACTGGTATAAACCTGAATGGCTGTACCAGTCAATGCCATTTTTATACATAAGTTCCGGTGTGCTCGCTATTGCCCGGTTACGTAACGAAATGGGTCTATTCAGCGGTGGTATACTGATTATGACGAGTGCAGTTGTTCTGAGTCAACGATATAGCTACAGGCGACAGAGAGCGCAAGAAGAGGCGGAAAATGAGGAGGAAAATAGAGAATTCAAAGTATTGGGAACGCTTGTCTGGCGTTCATCCTTCAACTGTGGCAACAAGCTTATTGACGGCCAGCATCAATCCCTTTTTCGTGCAGCAAACAAGATTACTGAAGCGATTATAGATGATGCGCAGGAAATAGATTACGATACAATCTTGCTCAAACTTTTGGGGGAGATCCAGAGGCATTTCAGGGATGAAGAGAAGTTTCTGGATGCAATGGTCCCGGAAATAGCCCCCCTACACAAGGATACTCATCGGAAACTGCTCAGTCAGATTATGTCGTTCGTCAACGGTATACGTGAGGAGGAGGCAACCTCGCGTGAGCTGGTCAGGTTTCTTATAGTTGACGTGATCGCCAATCATATTATGAAGGAAGATCTCAAGTGGCAGGAGAAGCTGAACAGTTGATGAGAAGTAGGAGGGGGTTATTTCTTTTCTGTTATCCCTCCTACACCGAATTTTCCCGCCGACATTCTCCCTTGACAAATCCCTTCTCTCACTCTACGCTATAAGCCTTATTTTTCCCGTACTTATCCGAAGCAATTTGCCTTGAATAGAGGAGCGCAATCATGAGTCTTCCAGACTTTGGAAAGATATCCCGATACCTTACCCACCCGCTGGTTTTGATTGGTTTTGTATTTATGCTGATCTTTGGGATTCACGAAACGCTTATCAGTTCAGGGTTGCTCTCACAGGTCGATTCGAGTGGGAGCGGCGAGATTATCAAGCTGTTTCTTCATTACGGCTTCTGGCTGGGGCTGATATTGGCAGTACTGGGCTTCGGTCTTGCCTTCTGGAAGAGCTGGATCGAAAAAAAAAAGCCCTGACGATTGAGCCGGACAAACCCATCCAAGTTGAGGTTCTTCAGAAGCCTGCTCCATCAACTATCGCTCCTCCCCGCTCCAATCTCCCACAACAGTCCCTCTTTTTCGGTCGCACCAAGGAGCTGACCAAGGTAGCCGAGGCTATTTCGCCCGAGGCCAGAACTTGGGGTGCCCTGATCGACGGACCGGGCGGCATCGGCAAAACTGCCCTTGCCATTCGAGCCGGACACGACGCGCCTGCCGAGCATTTTGAGCGCAAGATCTTCCTTTCTGCCAAGGTGCGGGAGCTGCAACCGGCGGGTGAACAGCCTCTGGATGACTTCTCACTCCGTGACTATCTGAGCCTGCTGGCCGAGCTGGCCCGTGAACTGGATGCAGAAGAGGCGGCCAGGGCCGAACCAGATGAGCGGGCCAAGGCCGTGCATCGTGCCCTGAACGGAAAGCGCATTCTGCTGATTATTGACAACCTGGAAACCTTTTCCGAGGCTGAGCGCATCCGGCTCTATCAGTTCCTATCCCGCTTGCCTGGGGGCTGCAAGGCCGTGGTCACCAGTCGCCGTCGTGACGATATTGATGCCAGGGTCGTTCGTCTTGATCGCCTGGAACGACAGGATGCCCTGGACCTGCTGACTGCCCTGGCCGAAGACAACCGCCACCTGCGCAAGGCCACAGAGGAGGAACAGGATATGCTGTATGGGGTCACCAACGGCAATCCTCTGCTCCTGCGCTGGACAGCAGGCCAGCTGGGTCGCCAGGGCAGCCAATGCCGCACTGTTGCTGATGCCTGTGCCTTTCTGGAGAATGCGCCCAAGGGTAATGATCCGCTGGAATACGTGTTCGGTGATCTCCTGGATACCTTTACTCCCAATGAGACTGCCGTGCTGGCCGCTCTGGCCCATTTCAGTCATCCTGCCCCGGTGGAACAGCTTGCTGCGGTGGCAGGCATTGCGGAACAGGTATCCCGTACCGCCTTGGAGGATTTGAATGATCGCGCCCTGTTGGTGGGGGACGAGGAAGGGGAGAAATTCCTCCTGCCCAAGCTGGCTGCTGGCTTTATCCGCCGCAAGCGGGCTGAACAGATGGCTGAGAGCAGCTGCCGCCTCTGTGACCATGCCTTTGTTTTGGCTCTGGAGAACGGATACGACCAGCATGACCGCTTCCCCAAGCTGGAGACCCAGTGGCCCCTGCTGGCTGCGGCCCTGCCCTGCTTTGTTCAGGGGAGAATGACCGCCTCCAACGTGTCTGCTTGGCGCTGGATACGTTCCTGCATTTTTCCGGTCGATGGGATGACTGGCTGACCCTCTGTCAGCAGGGCGAAGAAAAGGCCGTGGCTGCCAAAGACAGTCATAATGCGGGCTGGCGGGCATATCATGCAGGCTGGGTTTACTACTTGCGCGGACAAGTCAACAAGGTCTTGGCCTGTGCCGACCGCTGTACCGGGCATTGGGCCGAGGCTGGGGCGTTGGAACGGGCCACTGCTATCCAGCTCTGCGGCCTGGGGCATCGATTAGAGAAAGATTATCCGGCCAGCCTTACTGCCTATCAGAAAGTACTTGCCTTCTTCCAGACCATAGCACTAGAGAGTGAGGTTGTGGCTATCGTCTTGAATGCCGTGGCTGGGATAGAGAAGGAGCAGGGCGATCTTGCTGCTGCTGAACGGGATTA from Candidatus Electrothrix communis encodes the following:
- a CDS encoding glycosyltransferase, with amino-acid sequence MSKQAVGQRQTVLHIAPTPFFADRGCHIRIRNEVEALRPYPYQLIICTYHHGGDIEGLDIRRIPAIPGYTKLDAGYSPFRFLADFLLFFLVLKTAWQEHPALLHCHLHEGALIGWAVKLCLFWRKMRVLMDMQGSLSGELAAYKAFGSLSFLLGIFRAIEGVICRMPDFFFCSSQQSCQVLEKEFKISPEKILLLQDIVPDVFFEGASEQVVEKSRFQDMIPHDKHIILYTGSLLPGKGVQHIFQAMELLCAEREDLFFVLLGYPLEHAEQYVRQHQLEQCCLLPGQVPYCCDQSGDLSDWLALGSLALEPKEADSGEASGKLLHYMAAGLPVVCFATENNQKMLGEAGYYASSSDGQGLAAGIESALADREQAHSRGEKGREQVRAQYSTAAVGQLLHDVYGRFIQPSSSTSV
- a CDS encoding MBOAT family O-acyltransferase — translated: MLASIVMNYFFGLLLDRVGIQGSRAGKFLLAAALVANLGMLVFFKYANFAVDNLNLLLSWLNMPLMHLHKVHLPIGISFFTFQAMSYLIDLYRQEYKAQKNPLYLGLYISLFPQLIAGPIVRYSDIAEHIKKRTVSLHDFACGAERFVFGLGKKILIANPMGLMADHIFAMQAELLSTGTAWLGITCYTLQIYFDFSGYSDMAIGLGRMFGFHFLENFNYPYISRSIREFWRRWHISLSTWFRDYLYIPLGGNRHGNNRTSLNLLIVFLLCGLWHGASWNFILWGLMYGFFLVAERGIWGRIVTGMHPIGQHCYTLLVVINGWVFFRLEQLGEAGSYFSVMYGFSGAERMHPRISMDCNALFICSLVVGILLSLPLYPWLRTYWRARVKENHLVAISVQAAKMVLTSMILLFAAGSISVGAYNPFIYFRF
- a CDS encoding NAD(P)-dependent oxidoreductase, which encodes MKVLVTGGTGFTGKALVKRLIDEGHEVVSLDYQEGLKTDEIRSWGAKVVIGTVTDSAVVKECMEGVDVVQHLAAAFRELDVPNSYYDEVNMGGTKIVLASALEHKVKKFVYCSTCGVHGNVDHPPAAEDAPIQPGDYYQQTKYDAEPVVNEYCKHGMDTTIIRPAAIYGPGDPERFQMIFRRVSKGSFPMFGSGKTLYHPLYIDNLVDALMLAMEPGKGVGEAYLIADEEYVTIETLVRKTGTALGVDVDVPHYPIMPLVIAGHICEKVCKPFKITPPIFPRRVDWFRQNRAFDISQAKRDLGYDPKVDLDEGLKRTGDWYRAEGYI
- a CDS encoding hemerythrin family protein; amino-acid sequence: MSIVRPIFDAYRDWYKPEWLYQSMPFLYISSGVLAIARLRNEMGLFSGGILIMTSAVVLSQRYSYRRQRAQEEAENEEENREFKVLGTLVWRSSFNCGNKLIDGQHQSLFRAANKITEAIIDDAQEIDYDTILLKLLGEIQRHFRDEEKFLDAMVPEIAPLHKDTHRKLLSQIMSFVNGIREEEATSRELVRFLIVDVIANHIMKEDLKWQEKLNS
- a CDS encoding NB-ARC domain-containing protein, which produces MRAGHDAPAEHFERKIFLSAKVRELQPAGEQPLDDFSLRDYLSLLAELARELDAEEAARAEPDERAKAVHRALNGKRILLIIDNLETFSEAERIRLYQFLSRLPGGCKAVVTSRRRDDIDARVVRLDRLERQDALDLLTALAEDNRHLRKATEEEQDMLYGVTNGNPLLLRWTAGQLGRQGSQCRTVADACAFLENAPKGNDPLEYVFGDLLDTFTPNETAVLAALAHFSHPAPVEQLAAVAGIAEQVSRTALEDLNDRALLVGDEEGEKFLLPKLAAGFIRRKRAEQMAESSCRLCDHAFVLALENGYDQHDRFPKLETQWPLLAAALPCFVQGRMTASNVSAWRWIRSCIFPVDGMTG
- a CDS encoding tetratricopeptide repeat protein; amino-acid sequence: MALDTFLHFSGRWDDWLTLCQQGEEKAVAAKDSHNAGWRAYHAGWVYYLRGQVNKVLACADRCTGHWAEAGALERATAIQLCGLGHRLEKDYPASLTAYQKVLAFFQTIALESEVVAIVLNAVAGIEKEQGDLAAAERDYKEGLRVAKKVKYQEGVAMCTGNLAELALAKEDWRKAEELARQALPLSEEVGRQELIAADCRYLATALARQGREKEGLDYARRAVEIFTHLRQPDELKKAQAALQECGG